In one Yarrowia lipolytica chromosome 1A, complete sequence genomic region, the following are encoded:
- a CDS encoding uncharacterized protein (Compare to YALI0A20416g, similar to Saccharomyces cerevisiae TRE2 (YOR256C) and TRE1 (YPL176C); ancestral locus Anc_8.702, weakly similar to uniprot|Q08919 Saccharomyces cerevisiae YPL176c SSP134 related to transferrin receptor protein), whose translation MTVEEMAQVTPSSPPPVYDAEDDESRQNLLHESRDSSFEIEQFELDDSPSGPLPGGSHPNASTSTLARAQQVAQNVATYSSKLFTPVKQLLDPVARFWHKCSVAMDVELARWGNPLILKRLVYLVFVSTFVILAILFGLVPNNRNSFGLPDAMATREDLLTYMREVLESSEMKSRLDYMSSMTHAAGTSGDLTLAKYVANEFKRYNLDNVEVKEIKGYVVMADNGQVGWEVVGEQGNQKREDQFGQTPEENSVPAFMANSHPGEAEGHAIFANYGTDADFKALEAAGIKLEGAIVFVAYNNVPTGLKVQTAQYHGAAAVVVFSNDPENADAVRRDTTTNVLMSPGFVNFPGGPRSYRPSKGVDPGDATAGSKIPVVPASLKDVAPVLQKLKSGARYDNDGVRYSGDDKSNVRIKVRNNVKTDEQHPLWNVFGRIEGNQQPDLNVIVGSARDAACFGAMDPMSGQIVMLEAARIISGMTQHLQWYPERTITFASWDGSKQGFAGSNERPIVFGHDLCDETTAYINVADAVTGSEFQAHGHPYFNNIVRKALVEVKSPQNESFVDHWPEKRVKQFRQAGDYMGLLSTCGIPSIDVGFKGSSFPHDTCKDTVGWRDEFLPDSIDYLKAMVEIVVRLALSSADDPVLPIDTAYYASEMRSYVDDLIKYSEEADPNFVHDFRGLDAAVARVETFSQKFIDATSQYSEITRAMEFPNNAAIRHSNNIALRKFESRLLEPRSPEEPRSWAQHCIFSPQAVPQEDFEWYTFGNIRDQLRLKRHDKAQELMQNAAHRIYKIYGNI comes from the coding sequence ATGACTGTGGAAGAAATGGCCCAAGTAACCCCTTCTTCGCCACCCCCCGTGTACGACGCAGAGGACGATGAATCGCGACAGAACCTGCTGCACGAATCGCGTGACTCGTCGTTCGAAATCGAGCAGTTTGAACTCGACGACTCCCCCAGCGGACCCCTTCCTGGAGGCTCTCATCCCAACGCAAGCACATCAACCCTCGCAAGAGCGCAACAAGTCGCTCAAAACGTGGCGACATACTCGTCAAAACTCTTCACACCAGTAaaacagctgctggatcCCGTGGCCCGCTTCTGGCACAAATGCAGCGTGGCCATGGACGTGGAGCTGGCCCGCTGGGGAAATCCGCTCATTCTCAAGCGGCTCGTCTAtctggtgtttgtgtccacGTTTGTCATCTTGGCCATTCTATTTGGCCTTGTGCCCAACAACAGAAACTCGTTTGGCCTGCCAGACGCCATGGCAACGCGTGAGGACCTCCTCACTTACATGCGggaggtgctggagtcGTCGGAAATGAAGTCGCGACTCGACTACATGAGCAGCATGACGCACGCTGCAGGAACTAGTGGCGATCTGACGCTGGCAAAGTACGTGGCCAACGAATTCAAGAGATACAACCTTGATAACGTGGAagtcaaggagatcaagggATATGTGGTCATGGCTGACAACGGACAGGTGGGATGGGAAGTTGTGGGGGAGCAGGGCAACCAAAAACGAGAAGACCAGTTTGGGCAGACCCCCGAGGAAAACTCGGTACCTGCCTTCATGGCAAACTCACACCCTGGAGAAGCTGAGGGTCACGCCATTTTCGCAAACTACGGAACTGACGCCGATTTCAAGGCGCTTGAAGCCGCAGGCATCAAACTGGAAGGTGCTATCGTGTTTGTGGCTTACAACAACGTGCCTACTGGCCTGAAGGTGCAAACCGCCCAGTACCatggtgctgctgccgtCGTTGTGTTTTCCAACGACCCTGAGAACGCTGATGCCGTTCGACGAGATACCACTACCAATGTTCTCATGTCTCCTGGCTTTGTCAACTTCCCAGGAGGACCGCGTTCTTACAGACCGAGCAAGGGCGTTGATCCTGGAGACGCTACTGCTGGTTCCAAGATCCCTGTTGTGCCTGCTTCTCTTAAGGACGTGGCTCCTGTGCTTCAAAAGCTCAAGTCAGGGGCTCGGTACGATAACGACGGTGTTCGTTACTCGGGTGACGATAAGTCAAACGTGCGTATCAAGGTCCGAAACAACGTCAAGACTGACGAGCAACATCCCCTGTGGAACGTCTTTGGTCGAATTGAGGGTAACCAGCAACCTGATCTCAATGTCATTGTGGGAAGTGCCCGTGACGCTGCCTGTTTCGGAGCCATGGACCCCATGTCTGGCCAGATTGTGATGCTTGAGGCTGCCCGAATCATCTCTGGTATGACTCAGCATCTTCAGTGGTACCCGGAGCGAACCATCACCTTTGCTTCCTGGGATGGATCCAAGCAAGGCTTTGCTGGTTCCAACGAGCGACCCATTGTCTTTGGGCACGACCTTTGTGACGAGACCACGGCATACATTAACGTGGCTGATGCTGTCACTGGCTCTGAGTTCCAAGCTCATGGACACCCCTACTTCAACAACATTGTGCGAAAGGCTCTTGTTGAGGTCAAGTCCCCTCAGAATGAATCGTTTGTCGACCACTGGCCCGAAAAGCGCGTTAAGCAGTTCCGACAGGCTGGAGACTACATGGGTCTTCTCAGTACCTGTGGTATTCCCAGTATCGATGTTGGCTTCAAGGGTAGCTCTTTCCCTCATGACACCTGTAAGGACACTGTGGGCTGGAGAGACGAGTTCCTTCCCGACTCGATCGACTATCTTAAGGCCATGGTTGAGATTGTAGTTCGACTGGCGCTGTCATCTGCCGATGACCCCGTTCTCCCCATTGACACTGCATACTACGCCTCTGAGATGCGATCATATGTCGATGATCTTATCAAGTACTCGGAAGAGGCTGACCCCAACTTTGTCCATGACTTCCGGGGGCTcgatgctgctgttgctcgTGTTGAGACATTTTCGCAGAAGTTCATTGATGCCACTTCCCAGTACTCTGAGATCACTCGGGCCATGGAGTTCCCCAACAATGCTGCGATTCGACATTCGAACAACATTGCGCTTCGAAAGTTTGAGTCTCGTCTTCTTGAGCCTCGATCGCCTGAGGAGCCTCGGTCTTGGGCCCAACATTGCATTTTTTCACCCCAGGCTGTTCCCCAAGAGGACTTCGAGTGGTACACGTTTGGCAACATTCGGGACCAGTTGCGGCTCAAGCGCCACGACAAGGCTCAGGAGCTTATGCAGAATGCTGCACACAGAATCTACAAGATTTACGGAAATATTTAG
- a CDS encoding uncharacterized protein (Compare to YALI0A20438g, similar to uniprot|P36091 Saccharomyces cerevisiae YKL046C Hypothetical 49.6 kDa protein in ELM1-PRI2 intergenic region), protein MVRPSNTMFSSLLSLVSLITLVLALDLDPNSSQSVNSDSKLIAKGLLDYYAGSHYGGTIGMFVQPYYWWHAGAAWNTLVEYWAITGDDTYLDTTRQALISQRGEKYDLMVANFSTSEGNDDQGVWALTMMAAAERGFPEANDGHTWLDVAKNAFATMVGRWDLHCGGGVRWQIFSSNNGYDYKNSVSNGAVFSLAARLYYNTGEKVYLEWAETAWEWLWNSGLIEHDTYRVNDGLDVDDCSKITHFLWSYNAGMLQSGTAYLFAATGDNDWDTRARNFWSSGKNVFFDNKIMLEIACQQDSITCNNDQRTFKGIYANLLGLTAEVHPGLADEIIDYLTTSAKAAANTCSGGSDGHTCSLDWVSQKYDGNWIGLGEQISALSVILNSQALKVHAAPRAKQNQNSVPSDQADLAPAQSLFSSAAPSSSAAPSSSAAPSSSSAQDTRVSSAVIVSSSAKPTTLSTQVAVPAPTEPAQYTGDGSDVAAGLGLLALLGLGVILIPHLTNSTST, encoded by the exons ATGGTACGGCCGTCAAACACCATGTTTTCTTCACTCCTTTCGCTAGTTTCACTCATTACACTGGTCTTGGCCCTGGACCTGGACCCCAACTCGTCGCAGTCTGTCAACAGCGACTCCAAGCTCATCGCCAAGGGTCTTCTCGACTACTACGCTGGCTCCCATTATGGAGGCACCATTGGCATGTTTGTCCAGCCGTACTACTGGTGGCACGCTGGAGCTGCCTGGAACACCCTGGTGGAGTACTGGGCCATCACTGGTGACGACACCTACCTTGACACCACTCGACAGGCTCTCATTTCTCAGCGAGGCGAAAAGTACGATCTTATGGTCGCAAACTTCTCTACTTCCGAAGGTAACGACGACCAGGGAGTCTGGGCACTCACCATGATGGCTGCAGCCGAACGGGGATTCCCCGAGGCCAATGACGGACACACTTGGCTTGACGTGGCCAAGAACGCCTTTGCTACAATGGTTGGCCGATGGGACCTGCACTGTGGCGGTGGTGTCCGATGGCAGATTTTCTCTTCCAATAACGGTTACGACTACAAGAACTCTGTCTCCAACGGTGCAGTCTTCTCTCTCGCTGCTCGTCTCTACTACAACACCGGAGAGAAGGTCTACCTGGAGTGGGCCGAGACTGCCTGGGAGTGGCTGTGGAACTCTGGACTCATTGAGCATGACACCTACCGAGTCAACGATGGCCTTGATGTTGACGACTGTTCTAAGATCACCCATTTCCTGTGGAGTTACAACGCCGGTATGCTCCAATCTGGTACTGCCTATCTTTTTGCTGCTACTGGCGACAACGACTGGGACACTCGAGCTCGAAACTTCTGGAGCTCGGGAAAGAATGTCTTCTTCGATAACAAGATCATGCTTGAAATTGCCTGCCAGCAGGACTCCATCACTTGCAACAACGATCAGCGAACCTTCAAGGGTATCTATGCCAATCTTCTGGGTCTGACTGCCGAAGTCCACCCTGGTCTTGCCGATGAAATCATTGACTATCTCACCACCTctgccaaggctgctgccaacaCCTGTTCTGGAGGTAGCGACGGCCATACCTGTTCTCTCGACTGGGTCTCCCAGAAGTACGATGGCAACTGGATTGGTCTTGGAGAGCAGATTTCCGCTCTGTCTGTGATTCTCAACTCCCAGGCTCTCAAGGTCCATGCTGCTCCTCGAGCCAagcagaaccagaacaGCGTTCCTTCCGACCAGGCTGATCTGGCACCTGCCCAGTCGCTCTTCTCCTCTGCGGCTCCCAGCAGTTCTGCGGCCCCCAGTAGCTCTGCTgccccctcctcctcttcggcACAAGACACCCGAGTTTCATCCGCTGTCATTGTGTCTAGTTCTGCAAAACCAACCACCCTATCTACCCAGGTGGCTGTTCCTGCCCCTACCGAGCCCGCCCAGTATACTGGTGATGGAAGCGATGTCGCCGCTGGTCTAGGTCTGCTGGCCTTACTTGGACTTGGCGTCATTTTGAT CCCCCACCtcaccaactccacctccacttAA
- a CDS encoding uncharacterized protein (Compare to YALI0A20460g, no similarity), which yields MPFLSNHPCDSTSFSEFYESDDIRDAFYSKPNTIFKRDYVVGLNREKKACLQAEITKKYNSQKTGRLGYLPVAKWTCKRVKRNNRPGRLRAIAVIMAENKQLERDYTLFSLPVNLYHLVELASAHEETITKTAAQRKVIKREKELQLERKQMEHLRSSKKEFLVEGMA from the exons atgCCCTTTCTATCTAACCATCCCTGTGACTCCACCAGCTTTTCAGAGTTTTACGAGAGTGATGATATCAGGGACGCTTTCTACAGCAAGCCCAATACCATCTTCAAGCGTGACTACGTCGTTGGGCTcaacagagagaagaaggcctGTCTTCAGGCCGAGATAACCAAGAAATACAACTCTCAAAAGACAGGACGGCTAGGCTACCTTCCTGTTGCCAAGTGGACATG CAAGCGGGTCAAGCGAAACAATCGACCTGGCCGTCTGAGAGCCATTGCTGTTATTATGGCCGAAaacaagcagctggaacGGGACTACACACTCTTTTCTCTGCCAGTGAACCTCTATCATTTAGTCGAGCTGGCCAGTGCACATGAAGAGACAATCACCAAAACTGCGGCTCAGCGAAAAGTTATcaaaagagaaaaagaatTGCAACTCGAGCGAAAACAAATGGAACACCTCCGGTCCTCTAAAAAGGAGTtccttgttgaaggtaTGGCCTAA
- a CDS encoding uncharacterized protein (Compare to YALI0A20482g, similar to uniprot|P32363 Saccharomyces cerevisiae YPL175w SPT14 N-acetylglucosaminyltransferase, similar to Saccharomyces cerevisiae SPT14 (YPL175W); ancestral locus Anc_8.703), with product MPYNIAMVSDFFYPQPGGVELHVYQLSQRLKQRGHSVVIITHAYDSRTGVRILTNGIKVYYVPFFVLYRNSTFPSVFSAFPILRNIFIRENIDIVHGHGSLSSLCHEAILHARTMGMKTVFTDHSLFGFADAGSIAGNKALKFTLSDVGHVICVSHTCKENTVLRASLDPSIVSVIPNAVVSKAFTPDPTRADPNYITIVVISRLYPNKGADLLTVIIPRICALHPRVKFLIAGSGPKEIDLQQMRERYRLQERVELIGSIRHEEVRDLMVTGNIYLHPTLTEAFGTVIVEAASCGLLVVTTDVGGIPEVLPSHMTVFASPSEDSLVDSTMKAIAILEKKEVDPTTFYNEIKGMYKWSEVARRTEKVYDSINEESLNEPLLDRLAKFYACGEWAGKLFVICVCVDVMLYAILELFWPRHTIDRVKPWPRVKSGE from the coding sequence ATGCCGTACAACATTGCCATGGTATCGGACTTCTTCTATCCGCAACCAGGTGGGGTGGAATTGCATGTCTACCAATTGTCTCAACGACTCAAACAACGTGGCCACTCGGTAGTCATCATCACACACGCATACGACAGCCGAACAGGAGTGCGGATCCTCACCAACGGAATTAAGGTGTACTACGTGCCGTTTTTCGTGCTCTATCGAAACTCCACCTTTCCCTCAGTCTTCTCTGCATTCCCTATTCTTCGAAACATCTTCATTCGCGAAAATATTGACATTGTGCACGGCCATGGATCTCTCTCGTCTCTGTGCCATGAAGCCATTTTGCATGCAAGAACCATGGGCATGAAGACCGTGTTTACAGACCACTCTTTGTTTGGTTTTGCTGACGCGGGAAGCATCGCTGGAAACAAGGCTCTGAAATTCACACTGTCTGATGTTGGCCATGTAATCTGCGTGTCTCACACCTGCAAGGAAAACACAGTGTTGCGAGCATCTCTGGACCCTTCAATTGTCAGTGTCATTCCCAACGCCGTCGTCTCTAAAGCATTCACCCCTGATCCAACCAGAGCAGACCCCAATTACATCACCATTGTTGTCATATCACGTCTCTACCCTAATAAAGGAGCCGATCTGCTCACCGTCATCATCCCACGAATCTGCGCACTCCACCCACGCGTTAAGTTCCTCATTGCAGGTTCAGGACCCAAGGAAATCGATCTGCAGCAAATGAGAGAACGATACAGACTGCAGGAGCGAGTCGAGCTGATTGGTAGCATTCGACACGAAGAAGTGCGTGATCTCATGGTCACAGGAAACATTTATTTGCATCCAACTCTGACGGAGGCCTTTGGAACCGTCATTGTTGAGGCCGCTAGTTGTGGTCTACTTGTGGTCACTACAGACGTTGGTGGCATTCCAGAGGTGCTGCCCTCGCACATGACAGTATTTGCCAGCCCCTCGGAAGACTCACTGGTGGACTCGACTATGAAAGCGATTGCGatcttggagaagaaggaggtcgACCCAACCACTTTTTACAACGAAATCAAGGGCATGTACAAGTGGTCGGAGGTCGCAAGGAGAACTGAAAAGGTCTACGACTCAATCAATGAGGAATCGTTGAATGAGCCACTGTTGGACCGACTGGCAAAGTTCTATGCGTGCGGGGAATGGGCTGGAAAACTCTTTGTCATTTGCGTATGCGTCGATGTTATGTTATATGCTATACTGGAGTTGTTTTGGCCTAGACACACCATTGACCGAGTAAAACCTTGGCCTCGAGTCAAGTCTGGAGAATAA
- a CDS encoding uncharacterized protein (Compare to YALI0A20504g, similar to Saccharomyces cerevisiae NIP100 (YPL174C); ancestral locus Anc_8.704, weakly similar to uniprot|Q8WZS2 Neurospora crassa Dynactin (150 kDa dynein-associated polypeptide) ro-3), whose amino-acid sequence MKVGDRVRVKGVPAHVRFIGPTQFSTGEWIGVEMVEGQGNNDGSVQGVRYFECKGTSGKFVRRPQVETDADLMPPPEVPRPSQRPQSAMSDVSDSSTALAKQVESLKAKLRVTDSKRKLEREQIQQLQTDLREKKKLETIVAKLESKLRPLSDEVKQLRADLTKTSNEHAHAKVKLEQHEDALEMATLDREMAEEKLEIAKREMEELRQELNVPSERIDSADEAAIQRNAQLEAALVSLRDYSTAQEASLNEQIKQLNSKLTDYSLTQSQLESSEKRLEETQATLHELRAQLDDVMVSETLIDSLTEKNLALTESVEKLQATVAELEELKELNDELEAGHVATQKQLHQEIAYLESELNHAEKRTNDAHNRQQNLEQSVMRFREVVADLQAEIELWETKHREKQHDNESMVSHVKTVMEMNQKLQSSVASTRNQEIALEMEKLSSQQALDKLAIWHYFLTAAESPITIPGSDVDVVVSAHLRFKRTAALLSIIVETILGADYDETSVEEQQLRLALKLAHVSALAHTLATLLEWRPDVDAPFLHGESEQLEQSVNSYIDTVSEGALLVDEAVNMVPVFIQTFDDFLSTQTDYNRTYLDMSKLAIHTRVSILLLKQLGHRSCANSLSKLKYWIDNQDKTARVPSPIIDNAVQTLSDVSVFAMQLLHDDDPDSAYTAIFKRSSSKPLSAVEKDIIKLTEQLSTLDFSVSQNNDLPTWAQLQPRQSQEESIVDTSADVLHLKAVLLKKEKTIETLEIKIKHYDSKAERFAEKEEAFVQLRANLNEAALTEKRLRDDVESLKAKLEQKNADAQRFKTHVQNRLKLSTLKGEDIVDMHLNTLHQSQMETELQSLRQTVRHLTLENSKGRDDLDWMEDLKPPIVKAHPYLPLKTQAAFHQLQKLAQAATPLKLDDNPTGWRPRNQLSKHVAAQQRLQFERYQAMLLE is encoded by the coding sequence ATGAAAGTCGGAGATCGCGTGCGGGTCAAGGGAGTGCCGGCGCACGTCCGATTCATCGGACCCACTCAGTTCTCCACGGGAGAGTGGATTGGAGTGGAAATGGTTGAGGGACAGGGAAACAATGACGGCAGCGTCCAGGGAGTTCGGTACTTTGAATGCAAAGGAACATCGGGAAAGTTTGTGAGACGACCACAAGTGGAGACAGACGCAGACCTCATGCCGCCTCCAGAGGTGCCTAGACCGTCTCAACGACCCCAGTCGGCCATGTCAGACGTCTCAGACTCGTCTACAGCTTTGGCCAAGCAGGTGGAGAgtctcaaggccaagctaCGTGTCACAGATAGCAAAAGAAAGCTTGAGCGAGAACAAATTCAGCAACTTCAGACAGATTTGcgtgaaaaaaagaaactCGAGACAATTGTCGCCAAGCTGGAGAGTAAACTGCGTCCCCTGAGTGACGAGGTCAAGCAGCTACGCGCCGATCTCACCAAGACTTCCAATGAACATGCCCATGCCAAGGTGAAGCTGGAACAGCACGAAGACGCTTTGGAGATGGCTACTCTTGACAGAGAAATGGCAGAAGAAAAGCTGGAGATTGCCAAACGAGAAATGGAGGAACTGCGACAAGAGCTCAACGTGCCTTCGGAGAGAATCGACTCAGCTGATGAGGCTGCCATTCAACGAAACGCCCAGCTTGAAGCGGCTCTTGTGAGTCTACGAGACTACTCTACGGCTCAGGAGGCATCTCTCAATGAACAGATCAAGCAACTGAACTCCAAACTTACAGACTATTCATTGACTCAATCGCAGCTGGAAAGCTCTGAGAAGCGGCTTGAGGAAACCCAGGCTACCCTACATGAACTGAGAGCCCAGCTGGATGATGTCATGGTGTCCGAGACGCTGATCGATTCTCTGACGGAGAAAAACCTGGCTCTTACAGAGTCAGTGGAGAAGCTGCAGGCTACAGtggccgagctggaggagcttAAGGAGCTGAATGATGAGTTAGAGGCAGGTCACGTAGCCACACAGAAGCAACTTCACCAGGAAATCGCCTATCTGGAATCTGAGCTGAATCACGCCGAGAAACGAACCAACGATGCACATAATCGCCAACAGAACCTTGAACAGAGCGTCATGAGATTTCGAGAGGTTGTAGCAGACTTGCAAGCCGAGATTGAATTGTGGGAGACAAAACACCGTGAAAAACAGCACGACAACGAGTCCATGGTGTCGCATGTAAAGACAGTCATGGAGATGAACCAGAAACTCCAATCCTCAGTGGCATCTACACGCAACCAAGAGATTGCTTTGGAAATGGAAAAGCTGTCATCTCAACAGGCTTTGGACAAGCTGGCTATCTGGCATTACTTTCTGACGGCAGCGGAGAGTCCCATCACTATTCCAGGAAGCGATGTGGATGTGGTTGTTTCTGCGCATTTGCGATTTAAGCGTACAGCGGCCTTACTGTCTATCATAGTTGAGACGATTCTGGGTGCAGATTACGATGAGACatctgtggaggagcagcaacTACGGTTAGCTCTAAAACTAGCTCACGTCTCTGCCCTGGCACACACTCTAGCTACTCTGCTAGAATGGCGTCCAGATGTCGATGCGCCGTTTCTACATGGAGAGTctgagcagctggagcaATCGGTGAACTCCTACATCGATACTGTCAGCGAGGGGGCCCTGCTTGTGGACGAAGCTGTGAACATGGTTCCTGTATTCATTCAGACCTTTGACGACTTTCTATCTACACAAACAGACTACAACAGAACCTACTTGGACATGTCTAAACTGGCTATACACACACGTGTGTCTATTCTGTTACTCAAACAGCTCGGGCACAGGAGCTGTGCCAATTCTCTTTCCAAATTGAAGTACTGGATCGATAACCAAGACAAGACTGCTCGAGTTCCAAGCCCCATCATTGATAATGCCGTCCAAACACTCTCTGATGTCTCGGTCTTTGCCATGCAACTTCTACATGACGACGATCCGGATTCTGCCTACACAGCCATCTTTAAACGGTCCTCAAGCAAACCCTTGTCggctgtggagaaggataTCATCAAGCTTACCGAACAGCTGTCTACTTTAGACTTCTCCGTCTCTCAGAATAACGATCTACCTACCTGGGCTCAGCTACAGCCTAGACAGAGTCAAGAGGAGAGCATAGTAGATACCTCTGCTGATGTCCTGcatctcaaggctgtgctgctgaagaaagagaagacCATTGAGACTCTGGAGATCAAGATTAAGCACTACGATTCAAAAGCCGAACGGTTCgccgagaaggaagagGCATTTGTGCAACTCCGAGCCAACCTCAATGAAGCTGCTCTTACGGAGAAACGACTTCGTGATGATGTGGAGAgtctcaaggccaagctggagcagaagaacGCCGATGCCCAAAGGTTCAAGACTCATGTCCAAAACCGACTCAAATTGTCTACGCTCAAGGGGGAAGATATAGTAGATATGCATTTAAATACGCTCCATCAGTCTCAGATGGAAACCGAGCTTCAGAGCCTGCGCCAGACGGTCCGACACCTGACTCTGGAGAACTCAAAGGGTCGAGACGACCTCGATTGGATGGAAGACCTGAAACCCCCCATTGTCAAAGCCCATCCTTATCTGCCTCTGAAAACGCAGGCCGCTTTTCATCAGCTACAGAAGCTGGCACAAGCAGCCACGCCGTTGAAGCTCGACGACAATCCCACTGGCTGGAGACCTCGAAATCAGCTATCCAAACATGTCGCAGCACAGCAAAGACTGCAGTTTGAGAGATATCAGGCCATGCTTTTGGAATAG
- a CDS encoding uncharacterized protein (Compare to YALI0A20518g, similar to uniprot|P06704 Saccharomyces cerevisiae YOR257w CDC31 spindle pole body component centrin, similar to Saccharomyces cerevisiae CDC31 (YOR257W); ancestral locus Anc_8.705) has translation MHNEFRLKRVSFIPTTYHHSTNTTPTITIMQSARRKQTAFPSRGVAATKRELSADQRQEIQEAFDLFDAHQNRALDFHTLRAAMRALGFELKKAEVLQILDENDTTQQGVMTWEAFEQVMTQMILDRDPLEEVKRAFQLFDEDNTGIITIKNLRKVARELNENIDESELQAMIEEFDLDQDGGINLEEFIAICTEN, from the exons ATGCACAACGAGTTTAGGCTAAAACGCGTCTCGTTTATTCCCACAACCTATCACCACAgtacaaacacaacccccacAATCACCATAATGCAGTCGGCACGACGAAAACAGACGGCGTTCCCCTCTCGGGGCGTGGCTGCCACCAAGCGAGAATTATCTGCGGATCAACGACAAGAGATCCAGGAGGCCTTCGACCTGTTCGATGCCCATCAGAACCGAGCTCTGGACTTTCATACCCTCAGAGCAGCCATGCGAGCACTCGGCttcgagctcaagaaggctgagGTGCTGCAGATTCTGGACGAGAACGACACGACACAGCAGGGCGTGATGACGTGGGAGGCGTTTGAGCAGGTTATGACACAGATGATTCTGGACCGAGACccgctggaggaggtcaagcGGGCCTTccagctgtttgacgaGGACAACACCGGTATTATCACTATCAAAAACCTGCGAAAGGTGGCCCGAGAACTCAACGAAAATATCGACGAGAGTGAACTGCAGGCCATGATTGAGGAGTTTGACCTTGACCAGGATGGAGGAA tcaATCTCGAGGAATTCATCGCCATTTGTACCGAAAACTAG
- a CDS encoding mitochondrial 54S ribosomal protein uL24m (Compare to YALI0A20526g, some similarities with uniprot|P36534 Saccharomyces cerevisiae YPL173W Mitochondrial 60S ribosomal protein L40 (YmL40), similar to Saccharomyces cerevisiae MRPL40 (YPL173W); ancestral locus Anc_8.706), producing the protein MRPTRTVLKSRFIHDPKTIYPRVRVDRIQRATLKKAPKFQQVLASHAVPEWERFTKESQWHFMPGDKVQILAGPDKGKVSQIMARHEEGNSYLVDGVNGTQTFPIPPAMAQEGQTTHVIEFPNPLKQSELRLVAQRPEEDGTTTEVAIAAVECVGTYYDPAYKRVLPRRVMAHDHKTQVPWPAPLEPVEHVEGSTERDVARERTHWVTSLVKPPFPIGALPDIRNVHHKRFKRFSEREVDLLTAPKPFIPKGTPELFARPQHKKPENKLTAEMEAFIGNVMQKHADAQVGQHDRVKGLKYK; encoded by the coding sequence ATGAGACCTACGCGGACGGTACTGAAATCGAGGTTCATCCACGACCCCAAGACCATCTACCCTCGGGTCCGTGTGGATCGGATCCAGCGGGCCACTCTCAAAAAGGCCCCCAAGTTCCAGCAGGTTCTGGCCAGCCATGCCGTTCCCGAGTGGGAGCGATTCACCAAGGAGAGCCAATGGCACTTTATGCCCGGCGACAAGGTCCAGATCCTGGCTGGCCCCGACAAGGGCAAGGTGTCTCAGATCATGGCTCGACACGAGGAGGGAAACTCTTACCTGGTTGATGGAGTCAACGGTACTCAGACCTTCCCAATTCCTCCTGCTATGGCCCAGGAAGGACAGACCACCCACGTGATCGAGTTCCCCAACCCTCTGAAGCAGTCGGAGCTGCGTCTGGTGGCCCAGCGACCTGAGGAGGACGGTACCACCACCGAGGTTGCTATTGCTGCCGTGGAGTGCGTGGGAACCTACTACGACCCTGCCTACAAGCGAGTGCTCCCCCGACGAGTCATGGCCCACGATCACAAGACCCAGGTGCCATGGCCCGCTCCTCTCGAGCCTGTCGAGCATGTGGAGGGCTCTACCGAGCGAGATGTGGCTCGAGAACGAACCCACTGGGTCACTTCTCTGGTCAAGCCTCCTTTCCCCATCGGAGCTCTGCCCGACATTCGAAACGTGCACCACAAGCGATTCAAGCGATTCTCCGAGCGAGAGGTCGATCTCCTCACAGCCCCCAAGCCCTTCATCCCCAAGGGCACCCCCGAGCTTTTCGCTCGACCCCAGCACAAGAAGCCTGAGAACAAGCTCACTGCTGAGATGGAGGCCTTCATTGGCAACGTCATGCAGAAGCACGCTGACGCCCAGGTGGGCCAGCATGACCGAGTCAAGGGCCTCAAGTATAAATAG